One Legionella hackeliae DNA segment encodes these proteins:
- the grxC gene encoding glutaredoxin 3: MADVIMYSTAYCPYCSRARDLLDKKGVTYTDIRVDDEPGKRDEMIEKSGRRTVPQIFINGQHIGGCDDMYELERQGHLDKLLRG; the protein is encoded by the coding sequence ATGGCTGACGTAATCATGTACAGTACTGCTTATTGCCCATACTGTTCCCGGGCACGTGATTTATTAGATAAAAAAGGGGTAACGTACACTGACATCCGTGTTGATGACGAGCCTGGCAAACGTGATGAAATGATTGAAAAAAGTGGGCGACGCACCGTTCCGCAAATATTTATTAATGGCCAACATATTGGCGGCTGTGATGATATGTACGAGCTGGAAAGACAAGGGCATTTAGATAAACTTTTACGAGGATAA
- a CDS encoding rhodanese-like domain-containing protein yields MGQLGQFIVNHWPLWLALIIILLLIFINEAHAQKKRAKELSPQAAVDLINHKDAVIIDLRDAETFRKGHIIDAIRASSEDFDEQRMDKYKEKTMILVCARGLQSAQLAANLREKGFSEPLVLAGGIAAWQAAELPVVKGK; encoded by the coding sequence ATGGGGCAGCTCGGACAATTTATTGTTAATCATTGGCCACTTTGGCTCGCATTGATCATTATTTTACTTTTGATCTTTATTAATGAAGCACATGCACAAAAAAAACGAGCTAAAGAACTTTCCCCTCAAGCAGCCGTTGACTTGATCAACCATAAAGACGCAGTAATCATAGATTTACGAGATGCAGAGACGTTTCGTAAAGGTCATATTATTGATGCGATCCGTGCAAGCAGCGAAGACTTCGATGAGCAACGCATGGATAAATATAAAGAAAAAACGATGATTCTTGTCTGTGCACGTGGTTTGCAATCAGCTCAACTGGCAGCGAACTTACGAGAAAAAGGTTTTTCAGAACCGCTGGTTTTAGCAGGAGGCATTGCCGCATGGCAAGCAGCTGAATTACCCGTAGTTAAAGGGAAATAA
- a CDS encoding magnesium transporter CorA family protein — translation MITLHSDRKKLISREVKRKNLKLIKEAIWIDLLSPTKSEEEMLEKVFGLNIPTREEMRSIELSSRLYKQNEILYMTAMMIAGSTTSEPQHEPVSFILTSEKLITVRYIEPQAFPLFLSQVNNLQLAHHNAPAILMGLLEAIVDRLADNLELVGEELDEVSKKIFGQGYLSKRARKVNYQSIVRKIGFYADLNNKVRDSLVTFSRLFRFLSQNIEFSLDKGMKLRMATITEDIDALSDYAGFIANKVSFLLDATLGFISIDQSIIIKIFSVAAVIFLPPTLIASIYGMNFKFMPELSWKWGYLFAIIMMILSGIFSYKFFKYKKWL, via the coding sequence ATGATAACTCTTCATTCAGATAGAAAAAAACTTATTTCTCGTGAAGTTAAAAGAAAAAACCTGAAATTAATCAAAGAGGCAATATGGATAGACCTGCTTTCACCTACGAAAAGTGAAGAAGAAATGCTGGAGAAGGTTTTTGGCCTTAATATACCCACTCGAGAAGAAATGCGCTCTATTGAGTTATCGAGTAGGCTGTATAAACAGAATGAAATCCTATATATGACAGCTATGATGATTGCCGGTTCCACCACCTCTGAACCTCAGCATGAGCCAGTAAGTTTTATATTAACTTCCGAAAAACTAATAACCGTACGCTATATAGAACCGCAGGCATTCCCTTTATTTCTTTCACAAGTTAACAATTTGCAATTGGCGCATCATAATGCCCCTGCCATTTTGATGGGCTTGCTGGAGGCGATTGTTGATAGACTAGCTGATAATTTGGAACTTGTGGGCGAAGAGCTTGATGAGGTGTCTAAGAAAATTTTTGGTCAAGGGTATTTGAGTAAACGAGCCAGGAAAGTAAATTATCAATCTATCGTAAGAAAAATCGGTTTTTATGCTGATTTGAATAATAAAGTGCGTGATAGTTTAGTCACTTTTAGTCGTTTATTTAGATTCTTATCTCAAAATATAGAATTCTCCTTGGATAAGGGAATGAAATTAAGAATGGCAACAATTACTGAAGATATAGATGCTTTAAGTGATTATGCAGGCTTTATTGCTAATAAAGTAAGTTTTTTATTAGATGCTACCTTAGGTTTCATCAGCATTGATCAAAGCATTATTATTAAAATATTTTCTGTTGCTGCTGTTATTTTTCTACCCCCCACGCTTATTGCTAGCATCTACGGCATGAACTTTAAGTTTATGCCTGAGCTTTCCTGGAAGTGGGGATATCTCTTTGCCATTATTATGATGATTCTTTCAGGTATTTTTTCTTATAAATTTTTTAAGTATAAAAAATGGTTGTGA
- a CDS encoding bifunctional transcriptional activator/DNA repair enzyme AdaA yields the protein MFTEMMKKDYYQALLDKNTNYDGIFFVAVKTTGIFCRPSCPARKPKFEHCEFYQTAQEALLASYRPCKRCCPLSNPHQVSNTVRLLVEAVELNPTKRWKDKDFDALSIDASTARRQFKKRFGMTFVEYARARRLGLALKQIRHGDSVISAQLDAGFESTSGFRDAFSKIMGGPPSSAKKEQQVLKASWLDMPLGPMLAIANDEALHLLEFVDRRGLEREVERLRQRLNAAIIPGTTAPIISIEEELNAYFAGKLQHFKTPVWLLGSPFQKSVWEALCRIPYGETRSYREQAILLERPSAYRAVANANGANQLAIIVPCHRIINSNGDLGGYGGGLARKRWMIEHERKHKHQG from the coding sequence ATGTTCACTGAAATGATGAAAAAGGATTATTATCAAGCACTCCTTGATAAAAATACCAATTACGATGGTATTTTTTTTGTAGCTGTCAAAACAACGGGTATATTTTGTCGTCCCAGCTGCCCTGCGCGAAAACCCAAATTTGAGCATTGCGAATTTTATCAAACGGCACAAGAGGCGTTACTTGCCTCATATCGTCCCTGTAAGCGCTGTTGTCCTCTGTCTAATCCCCATCAAGTATCAAATACAGTTCGATTGTTAGTTGAGGCAGTGGAGCTTAACCCAACCAAACGATGGAAGGATAAAGATTTTGATGCCTTATCCATTGATGCTTCAACAGCGCGTCGGCAATTTAAAAAACGATTTGGCATGACCTTTGTAGAATATGCTCGTGCTCGGCGTTTAGGTCTGGCATTAAAACAAATTCGTCATGGTGATTCTGTGATTTCGGCTCAATTGGATGCGGGATTTGAGTCTACTAGTGGTTTTCGCGATGCATTTTCAAAAATTATGGGAGGACCTCCTTCCTCGGCTAAAAAAGAACAACAGGTTTTAAAGGCCTCCTGGTTAGATATGCCATTAGGACCTATGCTTGCTATCGCCAATGATGAGGCTCTTCATCTTTTAGAGTTTGTTGATAGACGTGGTTTAGAAAGGGAGGTGGAACGATTAAGACAGCGTTTAAACGCTGCCATCATTCCTGGGACTACAGCACCAATCATTTCCATCGAGGAAGAATTAAACGCTTATTTTGCGGGTAAGCTCCAACACTTTAAAACCCCAGTGTGGTTGCTGGGAAGCCCTTTTCAAAAAAGTGTTTGGGAAGCACTATGCCGTATTCCTTATGGTGAAACACGAAGTTATCGTGAACAGGCTATCCTTTTGGAGCGACCCTCAGCCTATCGGGCTGTAGCTAATGCGAATGGCGCCAACCAGTTAGCTATTATTGTCCCCTGTCATCGTATTATTAACAGTAACGGTGATTTGGGTGGTTATGGTGGGGGGCTTGCTCGTAAACGATGGATGATTGAGCACGAGAGAAAGCATAAGCATCAGGGGTAG
- a CDS encoding phosphosulfolactate synthase — MDDNKFQRAFSFVDLKPLPPKPRSTGLIEIRGPYYEAFTTVELKELLNTWGYYIDGFKFAGGTQALLDQTTVNSFIEIAHHNQVYVNTGERILIQDSCHIDQYLNETKELGFDIVEISSGMFEHPDDFVPEDQVKLVKRVEKLGLKAKPEITVMSGVGGGVKELNYQQNVKATKTLTQLIEEAERFFEAGAFMLMVESGGITEGIADAKDWRSDIIFALIEQFGHEKLMFEISPEDDEARRTFKWYLKNVSPDINLMMNAKNIVEFNAWRLQLWGDRELWRHKKVSLNH; from the coding sequence CCAAACCACGTAGTACAGGACTCATCGAAATCCGAGGTCCTTACTACGAGGCATTTACCACCGTTGAACTTAAAGAATTGCTAAACACCTGGGGCTATTACATTGATGGGTTCAAATTTGCCGGAGGTACACAAGCTTTACTGGACCAAACTACAGTAAATTCATTTATTGAGATTGCTCACCATAATCAAGTCTATGTGAATACCGGGGAACGAATTCTTATCCAGGATAGCTGTCACATTGACCAGTACCTTAATGAAACCAAAGAATTAGGCTTTGATATTGTTGAGATATCAAGTGGTATGTTCGAGCATCCTGATGATTTCGTTCCCGAGGATCAAGTCAAACTCGTCAAAAGAGTTGAGAAATTGGGTTTAAAAGCAAAACCTGAGATTACCGTTATGAGTGGTGTAGGTGGAGGTGTAAAAGAACTTAACTATCAGCAGAACGTTAAGGCGACTAAAACTTTAACTCAACTCATTGAAGAAGCCGAGCGTTTTTTTGAAGCAGGTGCCTTCATGCTTATGGTTGAATCAGGGGGCATTACTGAAGGTATTGCTGATGCTAAAGATTGGAGAAGCGATATTATTTTTGCTTTGATTGAACAATTTGGACATGAAAAATTAATGTTTGAAATTTCCCCAGAAGATGATGAGGCCCGTCGAACATTCAAATGGTATCTAAAAAATGTCAGTCCTGACATTAATTTGATGATGAATGCCAAGAATATCGTAGAGTTTAATGCATGGCGCTTGCAATTATGGGGTGACCGCGAACTTTGGCGACATAAAAAAGTCTCTTTGAATCATTAA